One Triticum dicoccoides isolate Atlit2015 ecotype Zavitan chromosome 5B, WEW_v2.0, whole genome shotgun sequence genomic window carries:
- the LOC119308907 gene encoding putative ripening-related protein 7: MAGTTKVAVVLGIALLFLQVSCAVSGRPTVTEGKFELRQNVPATMTVNGFQQGETGGGPASCDGQFHSDDDFVVSLSSEWYAGGARCGKLIRLANSGNIHISAVVVDECAGCDNEVGASMHIWKNYNLDPSVGQVDIKWSDVPDEA; encoded by the coding sequence ATGGCGGGCACCACCAAGGTCGCAGTGGTTTTGGGCATTGCTCTACTTTTTCTGCAGGTGTCTTGCGCCGTTTCCGGGCGCCCCACTGTCACAGAAGGCAAGTTTGAACTTCGACAGAACGTCCCGGCGACGATGACGGTGAACGGCTTCCAGCAAGGAGAGACGGGCGGCGGGCCGGCGTCGTGCGACGGTCAGTTCCACAGCGACGATGACTTCGTGGTGTCGCTCTCGTCGGAGTGGTACGCCGGTGGGGCTCGGTGCGGCAAGCTCATCCGCCTCGCCAACTCCGGCAACATTCACATAAGCGCCGTGGTCGTCGATGAGTGCGCCGGCTGCGACAACGAGGTCGGCGCGTCGATGCATATCTGGAAGAACTACAATCTTGATCCCAGTGTCGGGCAGGTGGACATCAAATGGTCCGACGTGCCGGACGAAGCCTAA